The nucleotide window AGTAATCAGAAGCTACCAGGAACTCAAGAGAGTCAGGGAGGCAAGGTAAAAATGCTACCTGATCCTCTGGTTACAGGGATAATAGAACGGTAACCTGTCTACATAAATTGTGGAAGGAGGTACGAGATGAAAGAGATAGTACCACCGCCAGCCCACCCGACGCTAAACAGAATAATCGCCGAGGAAAAAATGCATCTGAGACGACTCTCGGAGCTAAAGGGAAAAATGACCGCTGCCTGATAAAAGCGGAAATGGAGGTAATAATATGTACAGGAGAATTTTAGTCCCGGTAGACGGCTCCGAGTTAGCCGAATGCGTGCTTCCACATGTCGAAACACTGGCTAAAGGTTGCAGCACTGAAGAGGTCATCCTCCTAAACGTAACCGAACGCCTGAGCGCCGAGAGACCGGTCATCCGCAGCTCCGCCCGCCACCCGGCACCGTTATCCGCGCCTGAAACCGTACTCGAATCCCTGCCTGAACCTGAACCAATTACCAAACTACCCCTCTCCATCGGCAAAAAACAGGAGCAGGCTAACAAATATCTCAATAAGCTGGCCAGGAAACTGCAGGATAAGGGGATTAAGGTACGTACCAGGGTGCTGCTGGGACAGCCGGCAGAGGAAATAGCCGCCTACGCCGAAAACGAAGACTGCGACCTCATCGTTATGGCCAGTCACGGCAGGTCTGGCATCAGCCGGTGGGCTTACGGCAGCGTTGCCGACAAGGTCTTCCGCGCCAGCCCGGTACCGGTCTTGATGGTGAAAGCGCCGGGGGCAACCGCCGGTACTTAAGACTGGGAGATAAACCATAACCTCGTGGAAAGGTAATTGATAACCACATATTTACTGCGATCTTGTCTGCCCTGCCTGCTGACAGGAGAAGAGAAGGCTGGCACATATTTGCTGACAGTGCAACGAGAGCGCTATCCGCTATTCCAGCACCGGTTCCGCTATCTTACCGGGAAAAGGAGAAAGGATAAATGGTAAGTCATCTGACACTGGATGAGGTCCTGGAAAAGGCCGTCCGGAAAGAAATCGAGTCGCAGAACCTATATACTGACCTGAGCCATAGAGTGAAGGAACCAGCAGCCAGGGATGCTTTCCAGGAGATGGTCCGACAGGAGCGGAGGCATCAGGAGATGCTGGAACGCTACCGGCGGGGTGAGTTCAAGGAGGGGGCGCTGAGCAGGCAGGGGGTCATCGATTACAGGATTGCGGAACACTTTGACGGAGCAGAAGCAACTCCCAATATGCCGTTAAGGGACGTCTTTCTGCTGGCAGCCAACCGTGAAAAAATGTCCCATGAGTTCTACCTCAACCTGGCGGCAATCCATCCCGCCGGGGAAGTGAAAAGACTGCTTGA belongs to Dehalococcoidales bacterium and includes:
- a CDS encoding ferritin family protein; amino-acid sequence: MVSHLTLDEVLEKAVRKEIESQNLYTDLSHRVKEPAARDAFQEMVRQERRHQEMLERYRRGEFKEGALSRQGVIDYRIAEHFDGAEATPNMPLRDVFLLAANREKMSHEFYLNLAAIHPAGEVKRLLEDLAGQELSHKQRVEFLYTEVAFPQTDGG
- a CDS encoding universal stress protein, giving the protein MYRRILVPVDGSELAECVLPHVETLAKGCSTEEVILLNVTERLSAERPVIRSSARHPAPLSAPETVLESLPEPEPITKLPLSIGKKQEQANKYLNKLARKLQDKGIKVRTRVLLGQPAEEIAAYAENEDCDLIVMASHGRSGISRWAYGSVADKVFRASPVPVLMVKAPGATAGT